CTTAATGAATGAATCTAGTCGTTTGAGCTGGCTCAATCCCAGGGCAGCTTGCATTTCTGTCATATGAAAATTCCCTGTGATTTCTTCAACTTCGTAATACCAGGGCATTTCTTTCAACATTTCAGCCGTTTTTTTCATTCCATTGTTTCTAAAACGACGCAATCGAGCATCCAAATCTGGATCATTCGTTAAAACCATTCCCCCTTCACCCGTTGTCAGATTTTTCGCAGGATGAAAACTGAGAACTGTCATGGCACTCCATGTGCAACACCCCACTTTTTCACCCGTCGGATAGCGCGAGCCTAAAGCATGGGCAGCATCTTCAATAATCAAAGTCTCGGGATTTTTTATCATTTGGTCGAGCTTTTTCATATCGACAGGAATTCCTGCAAAATGCACGGGAAGAACGACGTTTTTCCCCCGAGAAATGGGCTGATTCACATTATATGCTAATTGATCTAGACTGAGGTTGCCGCTTTGACGCTCAATATCAATAAAAATAGGAGACACGTTTCTTAAAGATGCTGCGCCGGAACTGATCACAAAAGAATTCGGGGTTGTGAGAAAGCGATCTCCCGGCTGAATTTTTCCGACATGGCAAGCAGCCGTTAACCCTGTGGATGCGCTATTAAAGGCCACAGCATATTGCGCTCCGCAATAATCAGCTATTGCCTGTTCAAAAGCTTGTACGTAAGGTCCTCGCGTTAAAAAGCTTCCCGACATAGCTTTCATCACCTCTTCTCTATCAGAGTCGTCAATGGATTGTCGGGCGTAAGGGATAAAATTTGGAGATTCTAACACAGTTGTTTCCTCGTTCAATAAGTACACTTAAAGGATGAAGACTCGATATGAATCTGTCAAGAATTTAAAGCAAAGTCGAGATCCTAAACCTTTTTCTTTGCAAACCGTTCTAACTGCATTTTCTCTATAAAAACCGCACAAATTAAACAAAAATTTCACATGATCAAATTATATGAACTTCTTCTGAATTCATACCCAAATTAAAATGAATCACATGTGATACTAAACTCAGTCTACAGCAAGAGACCTTGATTAAAACCAATCTTATCATCCCCTAACATCCATAACTTTTGTCTTATTGTTAAGCTTGTTAAATATTCATATTGACGAAAGTCTCAGTTAAAGTTAAAGAATAAATCATATCCTATTCCTTAACATTTTCTAGATGCAAGTATGTTTCGTCATTTAACAAAAGCTTTTAATCGATTCCAAGGAAAGTTCACCTATCGACAAAGATTTATTTTGTTTGCCCTCATCTTTTTTGTTGTTATCCCATTTCCAACCTATTGGTTGCTTGAAACACAGAATTTTCTTTTGCAACGCAATAAAACCAAAATAGAAGGAAATCAACTTCAGCAAGTCCTGGGATCCTTATTAAATAAAATTCTAAGGCACGAGATTATCGAAATTGCGCAAATACAGCTAAAAATTAAACAGACGGAAAGCTTAGAAAGACTAGAAGACGAAATTTATCAAGAATTAAAAAGGCTTGAGCAACTCAGCCTAGATATGCCGCCCCCATATGCACAATCCCCTTTTCGTACAGGGTTTTCTACCGCTCTTTCGCAAAAAATAGCAGTGAATATGATCCTTACCAAATGGGCAACATTCCTGAAAGCTCATCACAAAAATGAACATGAAATCATAGAAGCTCATGATGCCATGATCAAACAGCTTCAAAGGGAATTACAAAAACTCGGATACTCATACGAACTATTATTAAACCCTCAGCTCATTTTACAAGAATTGACTTTTCTCTCTTTGAGTGTTTTTCCTGAGGCTCAAGTCATCCTCTCAAAAATTTTTATCAAAAGAGAAATAGCAGATCAAGCAAGCCTTCTTCTCAATGTCGGTTTAATAAAATCGAACATTGCCAACATGAACGCCCTTTTTTTGGCGGCCTTGCAAACACTCGAACCCACGATTTCTCCTGTTCAATACAATCTTTTTAAAGATAGCCTGAAAAATTATAACCACGCTCTGCATGAAGCCATTCAGTTTCTAGAACAAGAAAAAACCTCCCGGGCTTCTCCAGCTTTTACAACATTAAATTTATCAAATTTAATTCTTGAAGCTTTAAACGCAAACGAGCAAACACGTCAATTGCTCATTGAAATATCTCAAGAGATACTCAATACGCAAAAATGGAAATTTTTCTTACAAAAATTTTTAACAATTCTTCTTGTGACGCTTTCTTCTTTCATCATTATTTTTGCCATCTTATTTAGAATCTTGACTGGCCATATCCTGTCGCTTCTTTCGCTTATACAAGAACTGAGTAAAGGTAACTTTTCTGTGCGCACGGATTTTAAAAACAACGACGAGTTTGGTCAAATCGGACGAGCTTTAGTTCTAATTTCTAAAAAAATGAAAACATTTATTGATAAATTAAACGCCCTTTGTCACCTCGTCCAAGACTCCTCATTTGAAATTGATCATACAGTTAAACAACAAGCCGTTTCTTTGATTCACCAAGAAGAAGGAACACAGAGAATTGAAACGATTGCTAGGCAGATTGCTGGAAATGCCCGTTCGATTGTCAATAAGATGACCGAGTTTACCGCATTATCAGCACAGTTTGATTTGGCTGGTAATGTCAGATCTTCTCTTTCGCAAGCACAAAGTGAAATGTCCGAGCTTGCACGAGTTCCTGTAGATATTGTAAATCAGCTTCAAAACGTTGATGAGAAAGTAACACGCGTTAAGGACTTGATTGGTTTTATGATCCATCTCTCCGATCAAACACATTTGCTATCTTTGAATGCAGCAATTGAATCCAATCCTAAAATAAAAATTTTTAAAGAAATTACGAAAAACATCGAATTATTTGCCGCAAAATCGCTCACTTCCACAAATGAAATTCAAGATATTATTTCAGATGCTTCACAAAACGTTGTGCTTTCAGTACAAAACGTCGATATCTATCTAAAAGGAATTTATGAAAGTGGAAATCGATTATCTCTCGTGAGCCAACAGCTAACCCATATAACGGAACAAGTATCAAGTCAAACGGCTCAATTTTTAAACGTCACAAAAGTCATGGAAGAGCAAGCTAAAGATGCAGAACAAATTATGCAGTCTATTATAGATATGAATGCAACATCAAAAAAGAATTCATTTGCAATCCAGGAGTTGAGCAAAACGATTTCTACATTAAAAGAATCTGCCGCCAGTTTAGAACCTTTAGTAAAAAATTTCACCCCCTCTAATCCGGTATGATGCAATCTCTTTACCAATATTTAAATCAGATCATTTCAAAATTTAGCTACTCTAGCAAAATAAATTTTATCGTATTTTTTGCAGCTGCATCAGCGATTTTGTTAGCCTGTATGCTTAAATTTTCGCAAAATCAATTTATACAAATTATTCAACTACAAATTCAAGGCACAGAAATCCATCGCGAACTCTCTTCCATCTTCTATGAACTTATGCAAGAAGAGAATTTATTACTTAGAAATCTTAAATCTTCCGTCCGTGATCAAGAAATAGATGCACATTTAAAAAATCTAAATCGATTATTACTCCCGCTTACTCAGGAAAAATCAGAAAATGAAAACTTCTTAAACACTTTTTCTGAATTTCAAAAAAACTGGCAAACCTTTAAAAATCCAGAAATGGATGTTAAGCAAAAACAACTTCTCGGAAATCAATTGCTCAACATTGTCCGTCTAATGATTACTGAAAATAGGAGGGCAACACATTTAATTCTAAATTTCGATGTCGGCACTCATCGTTTTATTGAAGCCATTATGATCCATTTACCAGAAACGCAGCTCCTTCAATTTCAAATTATATTCAACAAAATAAATAAACTTTCTTCTCAAACTGATTTAAGAGTTCTTTTGGAAAGATTGCAAAAAAGTAACGACGCAACCATTTTTAGTATTTATCGTGCTGCACAAGATAACCCTTATTTAAATGAATCTCTTCAAAGATCTCAAATGGGTTCTAGAATCGAAATTTTTAAATTTGAAGCTGATCAGTTTGTTTCCATGTTGAACGAACAACTCACCCTTAAAGATCAACAACCAGAAGCCTTTTACGGAGAAGTAAACGAGTTTCTCAATGCCATCTATGATTTGAGTATGGAAGGTACTGAACAATTAAAGCATTTGCTTGAAATCCAATTGCAGACTTTTAAAAAACGGGAATTGATCGCTACAGTTTCTGTGATCATAGGAACATTATTAGTTTTGCTTTTTTATATCACCCGTGTGATACGACTTCCTCTTTCTGAACTTGAAAAAGCTGCTCAGGAATTGGCAAAAGGCAATTTATGGGCTCGTGTAAAAATTACCACTCATGATGAAGTCGCACACTTGTCGCATGAATTTAACAAAATGGCTGATTTTTATTCTCACACTATGGTGCAAGTGGGAACCATCACCAAAAGCGTATTTCAAACGAGTTTAGCCATTTTAAAAACAGCTAAACAACTTGAATCTAATATACAAGCTCAAGAACTTGTAATCTTTCAAATAGAAAATCAAGCAAAAAAAATTGCTTATAATGTGAGAGAATTTGCTTCTACACTTCAAGAAGTCAAGCAAGCATCCACAATCACATTTAATTTAGCCGACATCGGACAAAAAAGTTTAGAGGAAATGGAATCAATCATGCAGAACATGCGTGAAGGATCTTCGAATATTGTCAATACCCTCTCCTCATTACAGGAAAAAATTGAGAATGTTCAAGAAGTGATCAGCACCATTATTAAAATCGTGGATCAGGCTAATCTACTATCTCTGAATGCCACTCTTATTTCGAATAAAAGTGGTAAGCAAGGAGCAGGATTTTCTGTTGTAGCCAGCAAAATTCGAGAACTAGCAGATCAAACAGCTTATGTGACTCTTGATATTGAAAAGCGGGTGACCGACTTATTTCCAGCAGTCTCAAAATCCGTGTTAAGTGTCGAAAGCTTTGCTAAATCGATAGAATTTCAAGATTTGCATACAACAAAAATTAACAACGAGCTGAAAGACCTCATTGCCCACACTCAAAAACAGATTACAAGTTTTGAAGCTGCTCATTCTGGTATGAAAATACAAGAAGAAGGAGTTGCCCAAATTGAGTTCTCGATTTCAGCCCTCAGTGATGAGACACATCAAATTACAAATTCAGCGCATCAATTGCACCAAGAAATCGAGCAGCTCTACCAAGCGGCGAAAAGCTTGAATAAAACTGTCCATACTTTTAAAACGAGTGCTCCCGAAAAAAGCCAAATCTCATAATTTACTTCTTCAGCAAAGCATGCATAAAACTGTTATAAAATTTGGACTGCTTAGCATGATGCCAAATTAATGCTCTTTCAAAAAAAGCCCTTATTTTTTTCTTTATCTTGTTGTCTGAAAATAACCGAATCAATACAGCTTCTTCCTGATCATTAAAAGACGATTCAGCATTGTAAAGTTTAGCTTTAACAATTAATTCCAGAAAATGTGGGTTGTTTTTTAATTCCTTTTCATCAAAGGGAATCTTTCCATTTTGAACAATTCCCATATGCAAGTCATATAAACAAATTCTACGTTTGCGCTTTTGGGCATCTTCTACCGAAGTTTTTTCTCTATCTTCAAGTAATTTTTTTCGCCAAAAAACGCCATCTGTTGATTGATCTCCCATAATAACAGAGAATTGTTTCGCGCCATTAGGAAGTTCATCCTCTACAACTAAAACTTCGTATAAGGATCTTTGTTCTTTTCCTAAAGGTTGCATCGGAAACTTAAAAGGATCTTTGGGCTTTAACGTCACAAAATTATTCGTCATGATTAATTTTGCGTATGGGGAATTTTTGAAGAATGCATGTGCAGAGGATATTTTGCGATCCGATGCATTTTTAATCACAGCATCAGCAGAAAATAATAAACAACTAGAATTTAAATAGGCAATTCTTCCAATTAAGCTTAGCCCTGCGTAAACCAAAAGACCCCCAGCAGTAAAAATGATCAGAGGAATCGAAATAGGCAGAGTCGCTAGATAAATTGGAATATCCACATTCATGTGAATTTTTTTCTCAATTTTCTTTGCTATATTGTTTATAAAACTGAAAAATACTGGGGGAAACATAATGACACTTGCCACAATTTTTTTAATACGGAAAAGAATTGTCGATGATGGCTTTATCCAATTTTCAGTGTAAAGATTCAAAGATCTGCGCCATTTATTAGCGGAATGCAATTGCAAGTATTCATCATCATTGTTGTGAGTTTCTCGATTAATCTCTACATTCGTTTCCACATTTTGTTGAATTTCCGCCTCCACACCAATTTCTACAAAATGCTGCTTTTTCTGTGCCGAAAGCTGGCATTCTCTTTCTTTGATCGCAAGATCGTAGGTTAAAAGCTGTTGCTGAATCGCTTTTTTCTCAGATTTTTTTAAAAGCTTAAGCTGTTTTAGCTGAGTGAGAAGCTGATTACGATAAATAATTAGATCTTCGGCATCTGTCCTTCTTTCAAGAAGTCCTCCATAAATTTTAAATGCATCCAATTCTACCTTTTCAATCAGAATGGGAGAGAAATCTTTAAATAAAGCAATTGCATCCTTTTCTGATTTTGCATGAATCAGTTTTCGCATTAAAATGGATCGAATGTCATTGCGCATTTGTTGTTTTATGGAACGGTAGAGATCATCTGCCTCCTGTTCAGCCTGATTCCTAATCGCTAAACTAAGTAGTTTTTGATAAGTGAAAATTTCTTCTGGTTTAGCAATGACATTATAAATATCTTCTGTTGTCGCCCATTCCACAGTTTGCTCTTCTAAAAGCTCACGCAAACGACCGACTCCTTGCAATAGATCATCTTTAGTCGTATGCTTTGAAAACGTCGCAATCCCCTTAGCCCTTGAAAATTGTTTGACATCAGCACCAAACATGTGCTTTTGATCACAAAAAGTAAAACGTTGATGGGGTGTCAGCTGACTTTGCTCTAATGGGATTAGCTTATTCCTCCCAACTTCTAAAACCTTTAATTGATCTTCATGAAAAAAAACGACACCTCGAATTTCTGAATTATTTTTGTTTAAATGAGCGAGTAATCTTTTAGCAATCACCAAACTTCCTGAGCCTGTTTCTCCTCCAATATCTTTAAACAAAGCTCCAATATCGATAAGCATCCGGAAGTCAGTTTTTCCAGGGAGAATTTTTTCAAATAAGCTCTCCAAATTTTCTGCTGAAGTTTGTCCTGTTAAAATATGCATACAGCTAGGATCTGCACATTTTTTAGAAAGAACATCTAATACCCGCTCATCACTTCCAAGGTCCCCTTGATATTTTGTGGATAGACCATACATGCTCGGATTCCCAGGTGTCGCAGACATGGCGAGTAAACTCCCTAGCTGGGATCGAAGATTTTGAGAATCACTTTTTAATTTTAAGGCATATTTCTTGATGGAAGGAGCTACGAATACTTTTACATAATGGAAAATCACATCATCATTCTGATTGATTGCATTTGCCCATTCTTTAATATCGCTTTTTTCTAGCAGAAATAACTCTTTCATCCCTTGTGGAAAACACTTTTCAAAAAATAAACACGCAGCTGTTTTTTTGACATCCATTAATCGTATTTTGGATTCTGCCAAAGCAGAAGATTGTAAATGATTAACCAATTTCCATAAGCTTTCAGTGGATAACCGTTTGTTCAAATACGTGAGATAGGTTTTATTTAAGGTTTCATGAATATTGTCATAGTCTGCCGTTTCAATGGGAGAGTCACTTGCTTCATAGGGTTTAGCATATTCTGGACCATTTACTAGATGAGAAAGACCGTAATGCACATTGACAATTTTATTCGAAAGCATACTGGGAAGCAAGGCCGTTAATTCCCCTTTTAACAAACCAATTTCTTGCTTTCTCGGGTGAGTGAGAATCCATTTCGGGATTGCTGTTGATTGACCTAAAACGTACTCACAAAACTCTGCGTGTAAATGGGATTCTAGTTTTAGATATTCTCCCATGTGTTGAGCAATGCGAGGAGTAACTTCTTGC
Above is a window of Parachlamydia acanthamoebae DNA encoding:
- a CDS encoding DegT/DnrJ/EryC1/StrS family aminotransferase, which codes for MLESPNFIPYARQSIDDSDREEVMKAMSGSFLTRGPYVQAFEQAIADYCGAQYAVAFNSASTGLTAACHVGKIQPGDRFLTTPNSFVISSGAASLRNVSPIFIDIERQSGNLSLDQLAYNVNQPISRGKNVVLPVHFAGIPVDMKKLDQMIKNPETLIIEDAAHALGSRYPTGEKVGCCTWSAMTVLSFHPAKNLTTGEGGMVLTNDPDLDARLRRFRNNGMKKTAEMLKEMPWYYEVEEITGNFHMTEMQAALGLSQLKRLDSFIKRRQKLVSLYRELLKNTPYITFFSPKHDAYSAYHLFVVQIDFKAIKKTRAEVMQKLYEDGIGTQVHYIPIYRHPIYKSSLGDISEYFPEMEAYYSEALSLPLYVDLSEEQIQKVCYSLKKILGLKA
- a CDS encoding methyl-accepting chemotaxis protein, which translates into the protein MFRHLTKAFNRFQGKFTYRQRFILFALIFFVVIPFPTYWLLETQNFLLQRNKTKIEGNQLQQVLGSLLNKILRHEIIEIAQIQLKIKQTESLERLEDEIYQELKRLEQLSLDMPPPYAQSPFRTGFSTALSQKIAVNMILTKWATFLKAHHKNEHEIIEAHDAMIKQLQRELQKLGYSYELLLNPQLILQELTFLSLSVFPEAQVILSKIFIKREIADQASLLLNVGLIKSNIANMNALFLAALQTLEPTISPVQYNLFKDSLKNYNHALHEAIQFLEQEKTSRASPAFTTLNLSNLILEALNANEQTRQLLIEISQEILNTQKWKFFLQKFLTILLVTLSSFIIIFAILFRILTGHILSLLSLIQELSKGNFSVRTDFKNNDEFGQIGRALVLISKKMKTFIDKLNALCHLVQDSSFEIDHTVKQQAVSLIHQEEGTQRIETIARQIAGNARSIVNKMTEFTALSAQFDLAGNVRSSLSQAQSEMSELARVPVDIVNQLQNVDEKVTRVKDLIGFMIHLSDQTHLLSLNAAIESNPKIKIFKEITKNIELFAAKSLTSTNEIQDIISDASQNVVLSVQNVDIYLKGIYESGNRLSLVSQQLTHITEQVSSQTAQFLNVTKVMEEQAKDAEQIMQSIIDMNATSKKNSFAIQELSKTISTLKESAASLEPLVKNFTPSNPV
- a CDS encoding methyl-accepting chemotaxis protein, which translates into the protein MLKFSQNQFIQIIQLQIQGTEIHRELSSIFYELMQEENLLLRNLKSSVRDQEIDAHLKNLNRLLLPLTQEKSENENFLNTFSEFQKNWQTFKNPEMDVKQKQLLGNQLLNIVRLMITENRRATHLILNFDVGTHRFIEAIMIHLPETQLLQFQIIFNKINKLSSQTDLRVLLERLQKSNDATIFSIYRAAQDNPYLNESLQRSQMGSRIEIFKFEADQFVSMLNEQLTLKDQQPEAFYGEVNEFLNAIYDLSMEGTEQLKHLLEIQLQTFKKRELIATVSVIIGTLLVLLFYITRVIRLPLSELEKAAQELAKGNLWARVKITTHDEVAHLSHEFNKMADFYSHTMVQVGTITKSVFQTSLAILKTAKQLESNIQAQELVIFQIENQAKKIAYNVREFASTLQEVKQASTITFNLADIGQKSLEEMESIMQNMREGSSNIVNTLSSLQEKIENVQEVISTIIKIVDQANLLSLNATLISNKSGKQGAGFSVVASKIRELADQTAYVTLDIEKRVTDLFPAVSKSVLSVESFAKSIEFQDLHTTKINNELKDLIAHTQKQITSFEAAHSGMKIQEEGVAQIEFSISALSDETHQITNSAHQLHQEIEQLYQAAKSLNKTVHTFKTSAPEKSQIS